The following coding sequences are from one Panicum hallii strain FIL2 chromosome 5, PHallii_v3.1, whole genome shotgun sequence window:
- the LOC112894657 gene encoding VQ motif-containing protein 4-like gives MDAGAATTARERPAPPSPVAALPMPMPMPQASADPSNPFPTTFVQADTTSFKQVVQILTGTPETAAAAAAGGAQASPPAPQKPAPAPTGPKKPAFKLYERRSSMKSLKMLCPLLPAAAAFAAGGSAGNGFSPRGFSPRGLEVLSPSMLDFPSLALGSPVTPLPPLPGSEEAAAAEDRAIAEKGFYLHPSPRGNAGPGGDLQAPPRLLPLFPVQSPTSRS, from the coding sequence ATGGACGCCGGCGCAGCCACCACCGCCCGGgagcgccccgcaccgccctcGCCGGTGGCCGCGctgccgatgccgatgccgatgcctcaGGCGTCGGCGGACCCATCCAACCCCTTCCCCACCACCTTCGTCCAGGCGGACACCACCTCCTTCAAGCAGGTGGTCCAGATCCTCACTGGCACGCCGGAGaccgcggcggcagcggcggcgggcggggcgcaGGCGTCGCCTCCGGCCCCGCAGAAGCCGGCTCCCGCGCCCACGGGGCCCAAGAAGCCGGCTTTCAAGCTCTACGAGCGGCGGAGCAGCATGAAGAGCCTCAAGATGCTCTGCCCGCtgctcccggccgccgccgccttcgccgccggcggctccgcgggcaACGGGTTCTCCCCGAGGGGATTCTCGCCGCGCGGGCTCGAGGTTCTGTCGCCGAGCATGCTGGACTTCCCGTCGCTGGCGCTGGGGAGCCCCGtcacgccgctgccgccgctgccgggGTCCGAGGAGGCCGCGGCCGCCGAGGACCGTGCCATCGCCGAGAAGGGGTTCTACCTCCACCCGTCCCCGCGCGGCAATGCGGGCCCCGGCGGCGACCTGCAGGCGCCGCCCAGGCTGCTCCCGCTCTTCCCCGTGCAGTCGCCGACCAGCCGGTCCTGA
- the LOC112895864 gene encoding protein RALF-like 22 — protein sequence MAARLVLVALLVAAVAAAACLAVPASAGVPDMGGLDALAAGKKQCSGAVGECGVDEAEELGLSGGGAGEALRRTLAQRQPTNRYISYAALRADQVPCNQRGRSYYSNCGSQKAANPYRRGCSVITRCARNTN from the coding sequence ATGGCGGCTCGCCTGGTGCTTGTCGCGCTCCtggtggcggccgtggcggcggcggcgtgcctcGCCGTCCCGGCTTCCGCGGGCGTGCCCGACATGGGCGGCCTGGACGCCCTGGCGGCGGGGAAAAAGCAGTGCTCGGGCGCCGTGGGAGAGTGCGGCGTGGATGAGGCCGAGGAGCTCGggctgagcggcggcggcgcgggcgaggcGCTCCGGCGGACGCTGGCGCAGCGGCAGCCGACCAACCGGTACATCAGCTACGCGGCGCTGCGGGCGGACCAGGTGCCGTGCAACCAGCGCGGGCGGTCGTACTACAGCAACTGCGGCTCGCAGAAGGCCGCGAACCCCTACCGCCGCGGATGCTCCGTCATCACGCGCTGCGCCCGCAACACCAACTGA
- the LOC112892863 gene encoding early nodulin-like protein 1, with protein MAARMVVGVPVALLAVLLAAATGADGRDFHVGGRAGWAPNPTEPFNTWAERNRFQVNDTLVFRYNKDADAVLVVTPSHYDACNTTEPVLRLDGGDTRFVFNGSGPYFFISADEGRCRAGERLIVVVLAVRNNSGGNTPSPPKSSSSPPTSPPPVATPAPRALPPPPLPPKSSSPPPAGKNASSPAPAPTPAATNGTSSPPPPSSAVALRGGVLACLIIGGAAILV; from the exons ATGGCGGCACGGATGGTCGTCGGAGTGCCCGTGgccctgctcgccgtgctcCTGGCGGCGGCCACCGGCGCTGACGGGCGCGACTTCCACGTCGGCGGCCGCGCCGGGTGGGCGCCCAACCCCACCGAGCCCTTCAACACCTGGGCCGAGCGCAACCGCTTCCAGGTCAACGACACCCTCG TGTTCAGGTACAACAAGGACGCGGACGCCGTGCTGGTGGTGACCCCGAGCCACTACGACGCCTGCAACACCACGGAGCCCGTCCTCCGCCTCGACGGCGGCGACACCCGCTTCGTGTTCAACGGCTCCGGGCCCTACTTCTTCATCAGCGCCGACGAGGGGCGCTGCAGGGCCGGCGAGCGCctcatcgtcgtcgtcctcgccgtCCGCAACAACAGCGGCGGCAACACGCCATCGCCGCCCAAATCGTCATCGTCGCCGCCGACATCGCCTCCTCCCGTCGCAACACCTGCTCCGCGCGCGTTGCCCCCGCCGCCCTTGCCACCGAAGTCGTCAtcaccgccgccggcggggaagaaTGCTTCGTCGCCGGCACCCGCACCCACACCTGCTGCCACGAATGGGACGtcgtcgccaccgccgccgtcatCCGCGGTAGCCTTGAGGGGTGGCGTCCTTGCGTGCCTTATCATCGGTGGAGCAGCGATTCTAGTCTGA
- the LOC112893410 gene encoding serine/threonine-protein kinase HT1-like — protein MEEQNSWLRRTKFSHTVYTRVDPRRVPIAPVGKDVVVPFAPLGKDVERKLQKFVSMGKSMSMPVNRDDEDTGTALKHCASLPLVRSSLQLDRDKANKPKKVSLEIPSSPPMNSENCRGPRARSLVKSPSSMMLLSYLNKAPSNQGSSPQKAYGPQHKQRSKSPLPCIAPSEVFREAKSSSQRFASPPPQRRGSEKSIYGKSFARQVSDVGQSPDLCSTRMVSGKHKSQKDNSWARKYSGGRRVSAVNPAIDRRAQMVRMNQAVQTTVDWTLDPSKLLVGHRFASGAYSRLYRGFYDDKPVAIKFIRQPDDDDNGKMAAKLEKQYNSEINSLSHLYHKNVIKLVAAYKCPPVFYIITEFLPGGSLRSYLNSTENHPIPVEKIISIALDVACGLEYIHSQGIVHRDIKPENILFDENFCVKIADFGIACEETLCDVLVEDEGTYRWMAPEMIKQKAYNRKVDVYSFGLLLWEMVSGRIPYENLTPFQVAYAVANRNLKPTIPPECPSALRTLIEQCCALQPDKRPDFWQIVKVLEQFRSILSQGGCLDIPKSSTCQDPKKRLLHWIQKLKPAQST, from the exons ATGGAGGAGCAGAACTCATGGCTTAGGAGGACCAAGTTCTCACACACTGTCTACACAAGAGTGGATCCTCGAAGGGTACCTATTGCTCCGGTTGGCAAGGATGTGGTGGTACCTTTCGCTCCGCTTGGCAAGGATGTTGAGCGGAAATTGCAGAAATTTGTGAGTATGGGGAAGTCCATGTCGATGCCTGTTAATCGTGATGATGAAGATACAGGGACTGCACTCAAGCACTGTGCTAGCTTGCCTCTAGTCCGATCCTCGCTTCAGCTAGATAGGGACAAGGCCAATAAGCCAAAGAAGGTGAGTTTGGAGATTCCTTCAAGCCCTCCAATGAACTCAGAGAATTGCAGGGGTCCAAGAGCAAGGAGCCTGGTCAAGAGCCCAAGTTCGATGATGCTCCTCAGCTACTTGAACAAAGCTCCCTCAAACCAAGGCTCTAGTCCGCAAAAGGCTTATGGACCTCAGCACAAACAGAGATCGAAGTCCCCCCTTCCTTGTATTGCACCTTCTGAAGTGTTCAGGGAAGCAAAGTCTAGCAGCCAGAGGTTTGCGAGCCCTCCTCCACAGCGAAGAGGATCTGAAAAGAGCATATATGGAAAATCATTTGCTAGGCAGGTGTCTGATGTGGGTCAGAGTCCTGATTTGTGCTCAACTCGAATGGTATCTGGTAAGCACAAGTCTCAAAAGGATAATTCTTGGGCAAGGAAATACAGTGGTGGAAGGAGGGTTAGTGCAGTTAACCCTGCTATTGATCGGAGGGCCCAGATGGTTAGAATGAATCAGGCGGTGCAAACGACAGTCGATTGGACACTCGATCCCTCCAAGCTGCTCGTTGGGCACAGGTTTGCTAGCGGAGCATATAGCCGGCTGTACAGGGGGTTCTATGATGATAAACCAGTTGCAATTAAATTTATCCGACAACCTGATGATGACGACAATGGGAAGATGGCCGCAAAACTTGAGAAGCAGTATAACAGTGAGATAAATTCACTATCTCACCTTTACCACAAGAATGTGATCAAG CTTGTGGCAGCCTATAAATGCCCACCAGTTTTTTATATTATTACCGAGTTCCTTCCGGGAGGCTCCTTAAGGTCATACCTGAATAGCACGGAGAACCACCCCATCCCTGTGGAGAAGATCATATCCATTGCTCTTGATGTTGCCTGTGGTTTGGAGTACATACACTCTCAAGGGATTGTTCACCGCGACATTAAGCCTGAGAACATTCTCTTTGATGAGAACTTCTGTGTGAAGATTGCTGATTTTGGTATCGCCTGTGAGGAGACTTTATGTGATGTGCTAGTGGAGGATGAGGGCACTTACAGGTGGATGGCTCCTGAGATGATCAAGCAAAAGGCATACAACCGAAAGGTTGATGTCTACAGCTTTGGGTTGCTCCTGTGGGAAATGGTGTCTGGAAGAATTCCTTATGAGAACCTGACCCCTTTCCAGGTGGCTTATGCCGTCGCCAATAGG aACTTGAAGCCAACAATTCCTCCAGAATGTCCATCGGCTCTCAGAACCCTGATTGAGCAGTGCTGCGCATTGCAGCCTGACAAGAGGCCTGATTTCTGGCAGATTGTGAAAGTCCTGGAACAGTTCCGTTCCATTCTCTCGCAGGGCGGCTGCCTTGACATACCGAAGAGCAGCACCTGCCAGGATCCCAAGAAGCGTCTCCTGCACTGGATTCAGAAACTGAAACCAGCGCAGAGCACCTGA
- the LOC112895049 gene encoding protodermal factor 1-like yields MEARRTARALLASIVLAALASQAFVGVVESRTSPMEKASQGDDVKKPDCVPGVDPHTFPGIGGHGGGITPVPSHGGGITPVPSHGGGITPVPSHGGGITPVPSHGGSSGMSPSHGGSSDPSHGGSGSSPSTGEGYGGSPSHGGSGSSPSTGGAYGSSPSSPGGAYGSGAPSPSEGGGAYGGSSPTPAYGGSPSHGGIGTSSPTPFVPVDPHSLGFLPGSCDYWRSHPMEIWSAIGGRFPSSMGHFFGSAGSVGGADVSIQDALANTRSDGAGALLREGAAALLNSMTRAGFPYTTEQVRDAFAAAAAGGSDGAAAAQAAAFKKANEGKA; encoded by the exons atggAGGCGCGGAGGACGGCGAGGGCTCTCCTTGCGAGCATCGTGCTCGCCGCGTTGGCTTCGCAGGCCTTCGTCGGCGTGGTCGAGTCCAGGACCAGCCCCATGGAGAAAGCGAGCCAAG GTGACGACGTGAAGAAGCCGGACTGCGTGCCGGGAGTGGACCCGCACACGTTTCCCGGGATCGGCGGGCACGGCGGTGGCATCACGCCCGTGCCGTCACACGGCGGTGGCATCACTCCCGTGCCGTCACACGGCGGTGGCATCACGCCCGTGCCGTCACACGGCGGTGGCATCACGCCAGTACCGTCACACGGCGGCTCCAGCGGCATGTCGCCGTCCCACGGGGGTTCCAGCGACCCGTCCCACGGCGGCTCAGGGTCTTCGCCATCCACCGGCGAAGGGTACGGTGGTTCCCCGTCCCACGGCGGCTCCGGGTCGTCGCCGTCCACTGGCGGAGCGTACGGTAGTTCCCCGTCGTCCCCCGGAGGCGCCTACGGCAGCGGAGCCCCGTCGCCGTCCGAAGGAGGAGGCGCCTACGGCGGCAGCTCTCCCACCCCGGCGTACGGCGGCTCCCCGTCGCACGGCGGCATCGGGACCTCGTCCCCGACGCCGTTCGTCCCCGTCGACCCCCACAGCCTCGGCTTCCTCCCCGGCTCATGCGA CTACTGGAGGTCCCACCCGATGGAGATCTGGTCGGCGATCGGCGGGCGGTTCCCGAGCTCGATGGGCCACTTCTTCGGCTCGGCGGGCAGCGTGGGCGGCGCCGACGTGAGCATCCAGGACGCGCTGGCCAACACCCGGTCCGACGGCGCGGGCGCGCTGCTGCGCGAGGGCGCCGCCGCGCTGCTCAACTCCATGACCCGCGCGGGGTTCCCCTACACCACGGAGCAGGTCCGCGACGCGttcgcggcagcggcggccggcgggtccgacggcgccgccgcggcgcaggcggcggcgttcAAGAAGGCCAACGAGGGCAAGGCGTAG
- the LOC112894121 gene encoding beta-glucuronosyltransferase GlcAT14B-like, with the protein MQQANGRGEQHSPRSAAAGWPSPRGGGGEHYSPSPSKTPRGGAASPKLPASAAWLVDSRWALSAALSLLLFLAVALAVTCFSSSSPPYVSASAFFSSSDQAHIHVSQQQEQPESLAAAANATTAASPPPPSPPPGADLPRLAYLISGSKGDLDRLWRALHALYHPRNQYVVHLDREAPVSERLALAARVSNSTVFRRAGNVHVIRRANMVTYRGPTMVANTLHACAILLRRGGAWDWFINLSASDYPLMTQDDILQVFSTVPKNVNFIEHTGYLGWKEGQRARPLIVDPGLYGSKKQDIFWASPKRELPTAFKLFTGSAWVALSRDFVEYTVWGWDNLPRTLLMYYANFVSSPEGYFQTLICNAPRFVQTVANHDLHHIQWDVPPRQHPHALALADLPAMVRSGAPFARKFPRDDPVLDAIDAELLGRPPRPAAGGGNGNGTAPAAAAAATFVPGGWCGGDASCGSVDNDWVLRPGPGAERFQRLIERIVRSEAFPNRQCK; encoded by the exons ATGCAGCAGGCGAACGGCCGCGGCGAGCAGCACTCGCCGAGGTCGGCGGCGGCCGGCTGGCCGtccccccgcggcggcgggggcgagcATTACTCCCCGTCGCCGTCCAAGAcaccgcgcggcggcgcggcgtcccCGAAGCTGCCGGCCAGCGCGGCGTGGCTGGTGGACAGCCGGTGGGCGCTCTCGGCCGCGCTCAGCCTGCTGCTGTTCCTGGCCGTCGCGCTCGCCGTGACGTGCttctcgtcgtcgtcgccgccgtacGTCTCCGCGTCggccttcttctcctcctccgacCAGGCCCACATCCACGTGAGCCAGCAGCAGGAGCAGCCAGagtccctcgccgccgcggcgaacgcgaccaccgccgcctccccgccgccgccgtcgccgccgcccggcgccgacCTGCCGCGGCTGGCGTACCTGATCTCCGGGTCCAAGGGCGATCTGGACCGGCTGTGGCGCGCGCTGCACGCGCTGTACCACCCGCGGAACCAGTACGTGGTGCACCTGGACCGCGAGGCCCCCGTGTCGGAGCGGCTGGCGCTGGCGGCCCGCGTGTCCAACAGCACCGTGTTCCGGCGCGCCGGCAACGTCCACGTCATCCGCCGCGCCAACATGGTGACCTACCGCGGCCCCACCATGGTGGCCAACACGCTGCACGCCTGCGCcatcctcctccgccgcggcgggGCCTGGGACTGGTTCATCAACCTCTCCGCCTCCGACTACCCGCTCATGACCCAGGACG ATATCCTGCAAGTCTTCTCGACGGTGCCCAAGAACGTCAACTTCATCGAGCACACCGGTTACTTAGGCTGGAAGGA GGGGCAGAGGGCGCGTCCTCTGATCGTGGACCCGGGGCTGTACGGGTCGAAGAAGCAGGACATCTTCTGGGCGTCGCCGAAGCGGGAGCTCCCCACGGCGTTCAAGCTCTTCACGGGGTCGGCGTGGGTGGCGCTGTCGCGGGACTTCGTGGAGTACACGGTGTGGGGGTGGGACAACCTGCCCCGGACGCTGCTCATGTACTACGCCAACTTCGTCTCCTCCCCGGAGGGCTACTTCCAGACGCTCATCTGCAACGCGCCCCGGTTCGTGCAAACCGTCGCCAACCACGACCTCCACCACATCCAGTGGGACGTGCCGCCGCGCCAGCACCCGCACGCGCTCGCGCTCGCCGACCTGCCGGCCATGGTGCGCAGCGGCGCGCCGTTCGCCAGGAAGTTCCCCAGGGACGACCCCGTGCTCGACGCCATCGACGCCGAGCTCCtcggccgcccgccgcgccccgccgccggcggcggcaacgGCAACGGCACcgcccccgcggcggcggcggcggcgacgttcGTGCCCGGCGGGTGGTGCGGCGGCGACGCGAGCTGCGGGAGCGTGGACAACGACTGGGTGCTCAGGCCCGGGCCCGGCGCCGAGAGGTTCCAGAGGCTCATCGAAAGGATCGTCAGGTCTGAGGCCTTCCCCAACAGGCAGTGCAAGTAG